In Nocardia asteroides, the following proteins share a genomic window:
- a CDS encoding acetyl-CoA C-acetyltransferase: protein MPEAVICEPLRTPVGRFGGVFEAVAPQELAATVITELIARTGLDGGHIDDVILGQSSPNGEAPAIGRIAALDAGLGIGVPGVQVDRRCGSGLQAVLQACMQVQSGGSDLVLAGGVESMSRTEFYATDIRWGVRGDGPVLHDRLARARITAGGKDFPVPGGMIETAENLRKQFRISRTDQDALAVQSHRRAVAAQREGRFEAELVTVTVPRRKGDPLLVRTDEHPRADTDIESLGRLRPIRLGADPDATVTAGNSSGQNDGAALCVVTTPQRARALGLRPMARLASWAVAGVPPATMGIGPVPATEKALARLDLTLDDMAVIELNEAFAAQALAVLRTWRIEPDDPRVNPNGSGISLGHPVGATGARILATLLHELSRREGRYGLETMCIGGGQGLAAVFERL, encoded by the coding sequence ATGCCCGAAGCTGTCATCTGCGAACCTCTGCGCACGCCCGTCGGCCGGTTCGGCGGCGTATTCGAAGCCGTTGCCCCGCAGGAACTGGCGGCGACGGTGATCACCGAACTGATCGCGCGTACCGGACTCGACGGCGGACACATCGACGACGTGATACTCGGCCAGTCCTCGCCCAACGGCGAGGCGCCGGCGATCGGGCGCATCGCCGCGCTGGACGCGGGTCTCGGCATCGGCGTGCCCGGCGTCCAGGTCGACCGGCGGTGTGGATCCGGCCTGCAGGCGGTGCTGCAGGCTTGCATGCAGGTGCAGTCCGGGGGCAGTGATCTGGTCCTGGCGGGCGGCGTGGAATCCATGAGCCGCACCGAGTTCTACGCCACCGACATCCGCTGGGGCGTCCGCGGCGACGGCCCGGTCCTGCACGACCGGCTCGCCAGGGCGCGGATCACCGCGGGCGGCAAGGACTTTCCGGTGCCAGGCGGGATGATCGAGACGGCGGAGAATCTGCGCAAGCAGTTCCGGATCAGCCGCACCGACCAGGACGCGCTGGCGGTGCAGTCACACCGGCGCGCGGTCGCCGCGCAACGGGAGGGGCGATTCGAGGCGGAGCTGGTGACCGTCACGGTGCCGCGGCGCAAGGGCGATCCGCTGCTGGTGCGCACCGACGAACACCCACGGGCCGACACCGATATCGAGTCGCTCGGGCGGCTGCGGCCGATCCGCCTGGGCGCCGACCCCGACGCCACCGTCACCGCGGGCAACTCCAGCGGCCAGAACGACGGCGCGGCCCTCTGTGTCGTGACGACGCCGCAGCGAGCGCGGGCGCTCGGACTGCGCCCCATGGCCCGGCTCGCCTCCTGGGCAGTGGCGGGCGTGCCGCCGGCCACCATGGGTATCGGGCCGGTCCCCGCGACCGAGAAGGCGCTCGCGCGACTGGATCTCACCCTCGACGACATGGCCGTGATCGAGCTCAACGAAGCGTTCGCCGCGCAGGCCCTGGCCGTGCTGCGGACCTGGCGGATCGAACCCGACGACCCGCGCGTCAACCCGAACGGATCGGGCATCTCGCTGGGGCATCCGGTCGGCGCGACCGGCGCCCGGATCCTGGCCACCCTGCTGCACGAACTGTCGCGCCGGGAAGGGCGATACGGGCTGGAGACGATGTGCATCGGCGGCGGGCAGGGCCTCGCGGCCGTGTTCGAACGTCTCTGA
- a CDS encoding helix-turn-helix domain-containing protein, translated as MQDRIGPALKQARLARGSSLRGVAAAAGISASQLSQIENSKSQPSVSTLYALVNHLEVSLDELLGIRHGRTGEPPAAATGRAGVVQRAADNPVLEMANGVRWEKLAVDPDAGTDALLVTYEPGAASSIDRMPMRHSGTEYAYLFAGELTLLLDFDRYTISAGDSLCFDSTRPHMYVNQSEQPARGVWFVSGRHETGPSREWVAAQLGESGAEPAARVTNAVDALALLDAASPARTGRDS; from the coding sequence ATGCAGGACAGGATCGGCCCGGCCCTGAAGCAGGCGCGTCTGGCCCGCGGGTCGAGCCTGCGCGGTGTGGCCGCGGCGGCGGGGATCTCGGCCAGCCAGCTCTCCCAGATCGAGAACAGCAAGTCCCAGCCGTCGGTGAGCACCCTCTACGCACTGGTCAACCACCTCGAAGTCTCCCTCGACGAGTTGCTGGGCATCCGGCACGGCCGCACCGGCGAACCGCCGGCCGCCGCGACGGGGCGGGCCGGAGTGGTGCAACGCGCCGCGGACAACCCGGTACTGGAGATGGCCAACGGGGTGCGGTGGGAGAAGCTCGCCGTCGACCCGGACGCGGGCACCGACGCCCTCCTGGTCACCTACGAGCCGGGTGCCGCCAGCTCGATCGACCGAATGCCGATGCGGCACTCCGGCACCGAATACGCCTACCTGTTCGCCGGCGAGCTGACGCTGCTGCTCGATTTCGACCGGTACACGATCTCCGCGGGAGATTCGCTGTGCTTCGACTCCACCCGCCCGCACATGTACGTCAACCAGTCCGAGCAGCCGGCCCGCGGCGTGTGGTTCGTCTCGGGCCGCCACGAGACCGGTCCGTCGCGGGAATGGGTCGCCGCCCAGCTCGGCGAATCCGGGGCCGAGCCCGCAGCCCGGGTGACGAACGCGGTCGACGCGCTGGCCCTGCTTGACGCCGCGAGCCCGGCGCGGACCGGCCGCGACAGCTAG
- a CDS encoding NAD(P)-dependent oxidoreductase, giving the protein MLIGFAGLGRMGRPMAAHLAAAGHTVLAYDPMVAEAPASVTLVDTAGALAATELSISMLPDGAATRALIVEGLAAVAPGHLHIVMGTVGPVIVRELAALSWVEVLDAPVSGSVSMAETASITTMVGATAAQFDRVRPVLAAMTAAQFHAGPAGSGSTAKLAVNAVLAGLSQAVAEGILLAEAGELDPAVFYDILSHSAAGAPYVGYKRQAYLAPESTPVAAPVSLIRKDLGLAMELAHRHRLHLPGALAALTVLDDAVADGLGPADMAQILTALRRRNPPRTHETPSATPTGALS; this is encoded by the coding sequence GTGCTGATCGGATTCGCCGGGCTGGGCCGGATGGGCCGCCCGATGGCCGCGCACCTGGCGGCCGCCGGACACACCGTCCTCGCCTACGACCCGATGGTCGCGGAGGCGCCCGCCTCGGTGACGCTCGTCGACACCGCCGGCGCGCTGGCCGCCACCGAACTGTCGATCAGCATGCTGCCCGACGGCGCCGCCACCCGCGCCCTGATCGTCGAGGGGCTGGCCGCCGTCGCGCCCGGCCACCTGCACATCGTGATGGGGACGGTCGGACCCGTCATCGTGCGCGAGCTGGCCGCGCTCTCCTGGGTGGAGGTGCTCGACGCGCCGGTGTCGGGCAGCGTGTCGATGGCCGAGACCGCGTCGATCACCACGATGGTCGGGGCGACGGCCGCGCAGTTCGACCGGGTCCGGCCGGTGCTGGCCGCCATGACCGCCGCCCAGTTCCACGCGGGCCCGGCCGGGTCGGGCTCCACCGCCAAGCTCGCCGTCAACGCCGTGCTCGCCGGGTTGAGTCAGGCTGTCGCCGAAGGGATTCTGCTCGCCGAAGCGGGGGAGCTGGACCCCGCCGTCTTCTACGACATCCTCAGCCACAGCGCGGCGGGCGCGCCGTATGTCGGCTACAAGCGGCAGGCCTACCTCGCGCCGGAATCGACCCCGGTCGCCGCGCCGGTGTCGCTGATCCGCAAGGACCTCGGCCTGGCCATGGAACTGGCCCACCGCCACCGGCTGCACCTGCCGGGCGCGCTCGCCGCGCTCACCGTGCTCGACGACGCCGTCGCCGACGGCCTCGGTCCGGCCGACATGGCGCAGATCCTCACCGCGCTGCGGCGCCGCAACCCGCCACGGACGCACGAAACCCCCTCCGCCACACCGACAGGAGCACTCTCATGA
- a CDS encoding nuclear transport factor 2 family protein, with amino-acid sequence MTGDTLASTDIAATIRALEDARYAAVLAGDIDTFAALAHPELAYTHSNAEVDTLDSYLGKLRAGHYVYHRIDHPIARIAVVGDTAVVTGEMHADITAGGVRKRLANRAVAVWVREGGQWLLLAYWPTVIPGESR; translated from the coding sequence ATGACCGGCGACACCCTCGCCAGTACCGACATCGCCGCGACCATCCGCGCGCTCGAGGACGCCCGCTATGCCGCGGTCCTGGCCGGTGACATCGACACCTTCGCGGCCCTCGCGCACCCCGAACTCGCCTATACCCATTCCAACGCCGAGGTCGACACGCTCGACAGCTACCTCGGCAAACTCCGCGCGGGCCATTACGTCTACCACCGCATCGATCACCCGATCGCCCGGATCGCCGTCGTCGGCGACACGGCGGTGGTCACGGGGGAGATGCACGCCGACATCACCGCGGGCGGGGTCCGCAAGCGCCTGGCCAATCGGGCGGTGGCCGTGTGGGTGCGAGAGGGCGGTCAGTGGCTGCTGCTGGCGTACTGGCCCACCGTCATCCCGGGGGAGAGCCGATGA
- a CDS encoding maleylacetate reductase: MTAFTYDGLPGRIVFGAGTARTHLAAELGLLGAQRILLIATDAEHGTATRLCAPFTDRVAATFTGVRPHVPVEVAELARKAAAEADADVVLSVGGGSTTGTAKAVALTTGLPVLAVPTTYAGSEVTPVWGMTEDGRKTTGTDRRVLPKTVIYDPELTASLPVELSVASGLNATAHCVEAFWAPRRSPVASAVAEDGIRHLVRGLRTGATDPGSREDLLLGAYLAGSAFAVAGSGLHHKICHVLGGAFDLPHAQTHAIVLPHVLAYNAPHAGAAADRIARALDRADIVAALRDLGTGLGVPAGLRDLGMTESGVDAVLADILAIAPADNPTPVTPDGLRTLLHGAWAGTDPARSAP; encoded by the coding sequence ATGACCGCGTTCACCTACGACGGCCTGCCGGGCCGCATCGTCTTCGGCGCGGGCACCGCCCGCACGCACCTGGCCGCCGAACTGGGTCTGCTCGGCGCGCAACGCATCCTGCTCATCGCCACCGACGCCGAGCACGGCACCGCCACCCGGCTGTGCGCGCCGTTCACCGACCGGGTGGCCGCGACCTTCACCGGGGTCCGCCCGCACGTGCCCGTGGAGGTCGCCGAACTCGCGCGCAAGGCAGCCGCCGAGGCCGACGCCGATGTGGTGCTCTCGGTGGGCGGTGGATCCACCACCGGCACAGCCAAAGCCGTCGCGCTGACGACCGGGCTGCCCGTCCTCGCCGTGCCCACCACCTACGCCGGGTCCGAGGTGACCCCGGTGTGGGGAATGACCGAGGACGGCCGCAAGACCACCGGTACCGACCGGCGGGTGCTGCCGAAGACCGTGATCTACGACCCGGAACTGACCGCCTCGCTGCCGGTGGAGCTGTCGGTGGCCAGCGGCCTCAACGCGACAGCCCACTGCGTGGAGGCGTTCTGGGCCCCGCGCCGCAGCCCGGTCGCGAGCGCGGTGGCCGAGGACGGCATCCGCCACCTGGTGCGCGGCCTGCGGACCGGCGCGACGGATCCCGGCAGCCGCGAGGACCTGCTGCTGGGCGCCTACCTCGCCGGTTCGGCCTTCGCCGTCGCCGGTTCGGGTCTGCACCACAAGATCTGTCACGTACTCGGCGGCGCCTTCGACCTGCCACACGCGCAGACCCACGCCATCGTGCTGCCGCACGTGCTGGCCTACAACGCGCCGCACGCGGGCGCGGCCGCCGACCGAATCGCCCGTGCCCTCGACCGCGCCGACATCGTCGCGGCCTTGCGTGATCTCGGCACCGGACTCGGCGTCCCCGCGGGGCTACGCGACCTCGGAATGACCGAATCCGGCGTCGACGCGGTGCTCGCGGACATCCTCGCGATCGCCCCCGCCGACAACCCCACCCCGGTCACTCCGGATGGCCTGCGCACTCTCCTGCACGGCGCCTGGGCCGGCACCGACCCCGCGAGGTCCGCGCCGTGA
- a CDS encoding intradiol ring-cleavage dioxygenase, which translates to MSIDDTVATDRESAVTAEVLASFATTPDARLRAIMTGLVRHLHAFAREIRLTEAEWAAAIEFLTRAGHITDARRQEFILLSDVLGLSMLTVAINAPAQPGVTESTVFGPFFVDDAPEIPLGGDIAQGASGTACHVSGRVRSVTGEPIAGARIEVWEADDDGYYDVQYPDGRTAGRGWLRSGAEGEYRFWSVLPAPYPIPHDGPVGDLLTATGRGPMRPAHLHFLVTAPGYRRLITHIFVANDPYLDHDAVFGVKDSLVVDVAHHGPGTHAPDGTLPRSGWAGVDFDIVLAPADR; encoded by the coding sequence GTGAGCATCGACGACACCGTGGCCACGGACCGCGAGTCCGCCGTCACCGCCGAGGTGCTGGCCAGCTTCGCCACCACCCCCGACGCCCGGCTGCGGGCGATCATGACCGGCCTCGTCCGGCACCTGCACGCCTTCGCCCGCGAGATCCGGCTCACCGAGGCGGAATGGGCGGCCGCGATCGAATTCCTGACTCGCGCAGGCCATATCACCGACGCGCGGCGCCAGGAGTTCATCCTGCTCTCCGATGTGCTCGGACTGTCCATGCTGACCGTGGCGATCAACGCCCCCGCGCAGCCGGGCGTCACCGAATCCACGGTGTTCGGCCCGTTCTTCGTCGACGACGCCCCCGAGATCCCGCTGGGTGGTGACATCGCGCAGGGCGCCTCCGGCACCGCCTGTCATGTGTCGGGCCGGGTCCGTTCCGTGACGGGGGAGCCGATCGCGGGCGCCCGGATCGAGGTGTGGGAGGCCGACGACGACGGCTACTACGACGTCCAATATCCCGACGGCCGAACGGCCGGGCGCGGCTGGCTGCGCTCCGGCGCCGAGGGCGAATACCGGTTCTGGTCCGTCCTTCCCGCGCCCTACCCGATCCCGCACGACGGACCGGTCGGCGATCTGCTGACCGCGACCGGCCGCGGCCCCATGCGGCCCGCGCACCTGCACTTCCTGGTCACCGCCCCGGGTTACCGGCGGCTGATCACCCACATCTTCGTCGCGAACGATCCCTATCTGGACCACGACGCCGTGTTCGGCGTGAAGGACAGCCTCGTCGTCGACGTGGCACACCACGGACCGGGCACGCACGCTCCCGACGGGACGCTCCCGCGGAGTGGCTGGGCCGGTGTCGATTTCGACATCGTGCTCGCCCCCGCCGATCGCTGA
- a CDS encoding MFS transporter produces the protein MRRNRWIVLGGCFLAYLFDALEIVLLSMALPTIRADLGLTITQGGLLATATLVGIGVSSVLGGYVADNFGRKKALLASLATFGVFTAATAVVPSFAAFLLLRFLAGIGLGAVWSVVSAYVVESWPERSRGRAAAFVISAFPAGGAMAATISGWFLPDWRLMFLVAGTAVILPIVVVAVFFTESATWAAQKAGHADEVVSVRDVLGPTLRRRTLLGTLMAALALFGYWGAMTWLPTYLTTERGLPSTSVALFVTIVNLGMFAGYNGFGYLADHIGRHRTIVLTLLGVALTLPIYAMTTHQTALLWLGPLFGAFTAFFGLFGSYLGELFPTRARATGAGFCFNVGRGVSALAPFILAGLAGGIGFRGGLLVCAGFFGLAALVALLLPRADDVTPPIADPRDDAPARV, from the coding sequence ATGCGACGGAACCGTTGGATCGTGCTCGGCGGGTGTTTCCTCGCCTACCTGTTCGACGCCCTGGAAATCGTGCTGCTGTCCATGGCGCTGCCCACCATCCGCGCCGACCTGGGGCTGACCATCACCCAGGGCGGCCTGCTGGCCACCGCCACGCTGGTCGGCATCGGCGTCAGCAGCGTGCTGGGCGGCTACGTCGCCGACAACTTCGGCCGCAAGAAGGCCCTGCTCGCCTCACTGGCCACCTTCGGTGTCTTCACCGCGGCGACCGCGGTCGTGCCGAGCTTCGCGGCGTTCCTGCTGCTGCGGTTCCTGGCCGGGATCGGTCTCGGCGCGGTGTGGAGCGTGGTGTCGGCGTATGTGGTGGAGTCCTGGCCCGAGCGCAGCCGTGGTCGCGCCGCCGCGTTCGTGATCAGCGCCTTCCCCGCGGGCGGCGCGATGGCCGCCACCATCTCCGGCTGGTTCCTGCCGGACTGGCGGCTGATGTTCCTGGTCGCCGGGACCGCGGTGATCCTGCCGATCGTCGTCGTGGCCGTCTTCTTCACCGAATCCGCCACCTGGGCGGCGCAGAAGGCCGGCCACGCCGACGAGGTCGTCTCCGTGCGCGACGTGCTGGGTCCCACGCTGCGCCGCCGGACCCTGCTCGGCACCCTCATGGCCGCGCTGGCGCTGTTCGGCTACTGGGGCGCGATGACCTGGCTGCCCACCTACCTGACCACCGAGCGCGGCCTGCCCTCGACCTCGGTCGCACTCTTCGTCACGATCGTGAATCTGGGAATGTTCGCCGGTTACAACGGTTTCGGCTACCTCGCCGACCACATCGGCCGTCACCGCACGATCGTGCTCACCCTGCTGGGCGTCGCGCTGACCCTGCCGATCTACGCGATGACCACCCACCAGACCGCGCTGCTGTGGCTGGGACCGCTGTTCGGCGCGTTCACCGCCTTCTTCGGCCTGTTCGGTTCCTATCTGGGCGAACTGTTCCCGACCAGGGCCCGCGCCACCGGCGCCGGCTTCTGCTTCAACGTCGGCCGCGGCGTCTCGGCGCTGGCCCCGTTCATCCTGGCCGGACTGGCCGGCGGTATCGGCTTCCGGGGCGGGCTGCTCGTGTGCGCGGGGTTCTTCGGCCTCGCCGCCTTGGTGGCGCTGTTGCTGCCCCGCGCCGACGACGTCACCCCGCCGATCGCCGATCCCCGTGACGACGCGCCTGCCCGGGTGTGA
- a CDS encoding zinc-dependent alcohol dehydrogenase, with protein sequence MPSTMRAAVYHGPRDIRLEDVAVPVPAPGEVLVRVSRSGICGTDAAEWTTGPKTFPVHHQHPHSGHLGPIIPGHEFVGEVVEAEPGSGFHAGTRVASGAGIWCGECRRCAAGRTNKCVRYRTLGLNVHGGMAEYVAVPTRTLRPLPTGLTDDHAALAQPLAVGIHAARRAGARDGDRIVIVGAGAIGSFVLAGLRHLGDYDITVVDIAAARLARAERLGADRTLLATPSLADAVTGALDGHRPEIVIEASGAPGQLAMALELVADGGRVEAVGIPSRPPELDLHSMIFRELTLETTLAHVCDTDLPAALRTLSENPVLGTEFAEKPIGLAQLPAALDRLAEGRVEGKVLIDPGVR encoded by the coding sequence GTGCCATCGACGATGCGGGCCGCCGTCTACCACGGCCCCCGCGACATCCGCCTCGAAGACGTCGCCGTTCCGGTCCCCGCCCCGGGGGAAGTCCTGGTCCGGGTGTCGCGGTCGGGGATCTGCGGGACCGACGCCGCCGAATGGACCACGGGCCCGAAAACCTTTCCCGTACACCACCAGCACCCGCACAGCGGCCACCTCGGGCCGATCATTCCCGGTCACGAGTTCGTCGGCGAGGTGGTGGAGGCCGAACCCGGCTCCGGGTTCCACGCCGGCACGCGGGTCGCCAGCGGCGCCGGGATCTGGTGCGGCGAGTGCCGTCGCTGTGCGGCCGGGCGCACCAACAAATGCGTGCGCTACCGGACCCTCGGGCTCAACGTGCACGGCGGCATGGCCGAATACGTCGCGGTCCCGACGCGAACGCTGCGGCCGCTGCCCACCGGCCTCACCGACGACCACGCGGCCCTGGCCCAGCCCCTCGCGGTCGGTATCCACGCGGCCCGCCGCGCCGGCGCGCGGGACGGCGACCGGATCGTCATCGTCGGGGCGGGCGCGATCGGCTCGTTCGTCCTGGCCGGATTGCGCCATCTCGGCGACTACGACATCACCGTGGTCGACATCGCCGCCGCCCGGCTCGCCCGCGCCGAACGCCTCGGCGCGGACCGCACGCTGCTCGCGACACCGTCGCTCGCCGATGCCGTCACCGGCGCCCTCGACGGCCACCGCCCCGAGATCGTCATCGAGGCCAGCGGCGCGCCGGGACAGCTGGCGATGGCACTGGAGCTGGTCGCCGACGGCGGCCGGGTGGAAGCGGTCGGTATCCCCTCGCGGCCACCGGAACTGGACCTGCACTCGATGATCTTCCGCGAGCTCACGCTCGAGACCACCCTCGCCCACGTCTGCGACACCGACCTGCCCGCGGCGCTGCGGACACTGTCCGAAAACCCTGTGCTGGGAACCGAATTCGCC